Proteins encoded within one genomic window of Rossellomorea vietnamensis:
- a CDS encoding class I adenylate-forming enzyme family protein, with amino-acid sequence MNISELLSRNSRKYPTRQAVVTEGDEMTYRELNEKVNQLANSLKMRGINVGDKVLLFMPNTAEFVISYFAVLRLGAITVPVNAKLSSDELSFIVHHSDARAILAHEWVWETVESIDPGQLLCVKTGKTRGSWKSFDDMLNEGSKEEIACTMSEEDDATILYTSGTTGQPKGVLFTYRSILTVSIMMCVEFEMKPESRILHMMPLSHSAPLHLFLIAGTYAGTTHVLSPTFTPEDLLKQVEQEQITHFFGAPVAYLFTSKLPNIQTYNLTSMKYWVYGGAPVSPAEIAYIKERLGTDLLHCVYGLTEAGPSGTLLAADEHHQKGGSIGKRGALGTEIMIVNEEGEPVDTNEVGEILLYGEGNMKGYYKDPEKTEEAFINGWLKTGDLARVDEQGYIWVVDRKKDMIISGGVNVYPKEIEELLVEHPAISEVAVVGVPHPVWGETVKAYVVSSLSSNELSTVCNEFLKGKLASYKTPKLYESLHALPRNATGKILKQPLRDMTQEVNL; translated from the coding sequence ATGAATATATCAGAATTACTATCTCGTAATTCCAGGAAATATCCAACACGGCAGGCGGTTGTTACCGAGGGCGATGAGATGACTTACAGGGAGTTGAATGAAAAAGTCAATCAATTGGCCAATAGCTTAAAAATGCGGGGGATAAATGTTGGGGATAAAGTGTTGCTGTTCATGCCGAACACAGCGGAATTTGTCATCAGCTACTTCGCAGTCCTGCGGTTGGGGGCGATCACAGTCCCCGTTAATGCAAAGCTTTCTTCTGATGAATTATCATTCATAGTCCATCACAGCGATGCCCGAGCCATCCTTGCACATGAGTGGGTTTGGGAAACCGTAGAAAGCATTGATCCCGGTCAGCTATTATGTGTTAAAACAGGGAAGACACGAGGATCCTGGAAGTCATTTGATGACATGTTGAATGAAGGGAGTAAAGAAGAAATCGCCTGCACAATGAGTGAAGAGGATGATGCTACCATCCTTTATACTTCCGGTACGACAGGTCAACCAAAAGGCGTCCTCTTCACTTACCGGAGTATTCTAACGGTTTCCATCATGATGTGTGTGGAATTTGAGATGAAACCCGAAAGCAGGATCCTCCATATGATGCCTCTCAGTCATTCTGCACCACTTCATCTATTCCTGATAGCAGGTACTTATGCAGGAACCACCCATGTATTATCACCGACTTTTACTCCTGAGGATCTACTTAAGCAGGTAGAGCAAGAACAGATCACACACTTTTTCGGTGCGCCGGTCGCCTACTTATTCACTTCCAAACTGCCTAACATCCAAACGTATAATCTTACTTCAATGAAATATTGGGTCTATGGCGGAGCACCTGTCTCCCCAGCAGAAATTGCATATATAAAAGAAAGGTTAGGGACGGACCTCCTCCATTGTGTTTACGGTCTGACAGAAGCTGGACCCAGCGGAACCCTGTTAGCAGCAGATGAACACCACCAAAAAGGAGGGAGTATCGGGAAGAGAGGGGCCCTCGGAACAGAAATTATGATTGTTAACGAAGAGGGAGAGCCAGTGGACACGAATGAGGTGGGAGAAATTCTCCTATATGGAGAAGGTAATATGAAAGGATACTATAAAGATCCGGAGAAGACGGAAGAAGCCTTTATCAATGGATGGTTGAAAACCGGAGATCTTGCCAGAGTGGATGAACAAGGATATATATGGGTGGTGGACCGCAAGAAGGATATGATCATTTCCGGTGGCGTAAACGTTTATCCTAAAGAAATTGAAGAACTGCTTGTGGAGCATCCGGCTATTTCTGAGGTGGCAGTCGTTGGAGTCCCCCATCCTGTGTGGGGGGAAACTGTTAAAGCGTATGTCGTCAGTTCGCTATCGTCGAATGAACTTTCCACAGTATGTAATGAATTCCTGAAGGGTAAACTGGCAAGTTATAAAACTCCAAAACTTTATGAATCCTTGCATGCACTCCCGCGTAATGCAACAGGCAAAATACTGAAACAGCCTTTACGGGATATGACTCAGGAGGTGAATCTATGA
- a CDS encoding acyl-CoA dehydrogenase family protein translates to MENFYHEDPHLKEILESYLDKDFLTWADHELNTFGELCAGEIDERAVHTDREGQPKLIKYNRFGEEISEIWVNEGYKKTVEQTYNKGIVGYIHKEIPGLGRKGNYMYSYAQGYLLSQTEPGFYCPVTLSMATALLLERYASPEVKARFLPHVLSTGEVELYEGATFLTERQGGSDVGANDTKAVQDGESYQLWGEKYFASNSGMCGVTMVLARIEGSGKGTKGLSLFAVPWRNDDGSLNGIHIRRLKDKLGVRAVPSAEVEFKGANAYLVGEPDRGIYYMMEALNLSRICNAVASIGIMRRAYLEARNYAFHREAFGQPLAHFPMIKESLTRLASKQEVETSAVFHLVHLYDRVVCDDIPTTEEESVLNRLLIAILKKESAEQAIHFSHEAIELHGGNGYIEDFVLPRLLRDAQVLTVWEGTANILGLEVLRLMNKHRAHEYFLTRMKDELSLVPEEFILLTIPVTEGIVKLEQLLTLVTTSNHDTQTYHAKRMAELMVHIFESVVALKDAYTFGGKRKRMIADVFIEQTWKRTEWMDEEMKSVQYFDEIVGGKVRV, encoded by the coding sequence ATGGAGAATTTTTATCATGAAGATCCTCATTTAAAAGAAATCCTCGAGAGCTATCTGGACAAAGATTTTCTCACGTGGGCCGATCATGAGCTGAACACTTTCGGCGAGCTATGTGCAGGGGAAATTGATGAACGGGCCGTCCATACAGACCGTGAAGGACAGCCTAAACTTATTAAATACAACAGATTCGGAGAAGAGATTTCTGAGATCTGGGTCAATGAAGGATATAAGAAAACAGTTGAACAAACATACAATAAAGGAATTGTCGGGTATATCCATAAAGAAATACCCGGGCTTGGGAGGAAAGGAAATTATATGTATTCCTATGCCCAGGGATACCTTTTGTCCCAAACCGAGCCCGGTTTCTATTGCCCGGTCACCCTTTCCATGGCAACGGCCCTCCTTCTTGAAAGGTATGCGTCTCCTGAGGTGAAAGCCCGGTTCCTTCCACACGTCCTTTCAACGGGAGAAGTCGAGTTATATGAGGGGGCGACCTTTTTAACTGAGAGACAGGGAGGGTCTGATGTCGGTGCAAATGATACAAAGGCTGTTCAAGATGGTGAATCCTATCAGCTATGGGGAGAAAAATATTTTGCCTCCAATTCTGGGATGTGCGGAGTGACTATGGTGCTCGCTCGGATAGAGGGATCCGGTAAAGGAACAAAGGGACTTAGCTTATTTGCTGTCCCGTGGAGAAACGATGATGGCTCCCTTAATGGGATCCACATTCGAAGGCTGAAGGATAAGTTGGGTGTCCGGGCAGTGCCTTCAGCGGAGGTGGAGTTCAAAGGGGCAAACGCCTATCTGGTTGGAGAACCGGATAGAGGCATCTACTATATGATGGAAGCACTCAATTTATCCCGGATTTGCAATGCCGTTGCATCGATCGGCATTATGAGAAGAGCCTATCTTGAAGCAAGAAATTACGCATTCCATCGTGAAGCTTTCGGACAGCCTCTGGCTCACTTTCCGATGATAAAAGAATCCTTGACCCGCCTTGCCTCTAAACAGGAAGTGGAAACCAGTGCCGTGTTCCATCTCGTTCACTTGTATGATCGAGTCGTGTGCGATGACATTCCCACAACAGAGGAAGAATCTGTTTTAAATCGCTTGCTGATTGCCATACTGAAGAAAGAATCAGCGGAGCAGGCGATTCACTTTTCTCATGAAGCAATCGAACTTCATGGTGGAAATGGGTACATTGAAGATTTCGTCCTTCCCCGCCTACTCAGGGATGCCCAGGTATTGACGGTATGGGAGGGTACAGCCAATATTCTAGGACTCGAAGTTCTGAGATTAATGAATAAACACCGGGCTCATGAATACTTTTTAACCAGAATGAAAGATGAGCTTTCCCTTGTTCCAGAAGAATTCATATTGTTAACGATCCCCGTAACGGAAGGAATCGTGAAGCTAGAACAACTATTGACACTGGTAACCACGTCTAATCATGATACACAGACCTATCATGCTAAGAGGATGGCAGAACTGATGGTCCATATTTTCGAAAGTGTGGTGGCACTTAAAGACGCCTATACGTTTGGCGGAAAAAGAAAACGTATGATTGCAGATGTTTTTATCGAGCAAACATGGAAAAGAACAGAATGGATGGATGAAGAAATGAAATCCGTTCAATACTTCGACGAAATAGTCGGGGGGAAAGTAAGGGTTTAA
- the guaC gene encoding GMP reductase codes for MENVFDYEDIQLIPAKCVVNSRSECDTSVTLGGHTFKLPVVPANMQTIIDEKIAVYLAENNYFYIMHRFNPEERVSFIKDMKSRGLISSISVGVKEEEYLFVEQLAEEKLVPEFITIDIAHGHSNAVINMIQHIKKHVPESFVIAGNVGTPEAVRELEHAGADATKVGIGPGKVCITKIKTGFGTGGWQLAALRWCAKAATKPIIADGGIRTHGDVAKSIRFGATMVMIGSLFAGHEESPGETIEKDGKLFKEYFGSASEFQKGEKKNVEGKKMYVEHKGSLEHTLIEMEQDLQSSISYAGGTKLESIRTVDYVVVKNSIFNGDKVY; via the coding sequence ATGGAAAATGTATTTGATTACGAAGATATTCAATTGATTCCTGCAAAATGTGTGGTTAACAGCCGTTCTGAATGTGATACGAGTGTAACACTGGGTGGACATACGTTTAAACTGCCAGTAGTCCCAGCCAATATGCAAACCATTATTGATGAAAAAATCGCTGTCTATTTAGCTGAAAATAATTATTTCTATATTATGCATCGTTTTAATCCTGAAGAGCGTGTGTCATTCATTAAAGATATGAAGTCACGTGGATTGATTTCTTCTATTTCAGTAGGTGTAAAGGAAGAAGAATACCTCTTTGTCGAGCAGCTTGCTGAAGAAAAGCTTGTCCCTGAATTCATTACAATCGATATTGCACACGGTCATTCCAATGCCGTCATCAATATGATTCAACATATTAAAAAGCATGTACCTGAAAGCTTTGTGATTGCCGGGAATGTTGGTACCCCGGAGGCCGTAAGAGAATTAGAACATGCCGGGGCCGATGCTACCAAGGTTGGAATCGGACCGGGTAAGGTTTGTATTACAAAGATCAAAACAGGCTTTGGTACAGGTGGATGGCAGCTGGCTGCACTGAGATGGTGCGCTAAAGCGGCTACTAAACCCATCATCGCTGATGGAGGCATCCGTACCCATGGTGATGTTGCAAAATCCATCCGCTTTGGTGCCACTATGGTGATGATCGGATCCCTATTTGCCGGTCATGAAGAATCGCCTGGAGAAACGATTGAAAAAGACGGTAAACTATTCAAAGAATATTTTGGATCAGCGTCGGAATTTCAAAAGGGTGAAAAGAAAAATGTTGAAGGCAAGAAAATGTATGTTGAACATAAAGGTTCATTAGAACACACCCTGATTGAAATGGAACAAGACCTTCAATCCTCCATCTCCTATGCAGGCGGAACAAAACTTGAATCCATCCGTACAGTAGATTACGTTGTGGTTAAAAATTCGATCTTTAATGGGGATAAAGTTTATTAA
- a CDS encoding cytochrome P450, giving the protein MPVQVPKDKGIDRTLSIFLDGYEFIQKRTQKHHLDVYETKVLGKKVALLSGEAGVKLFYDNEKMKRNGAMPPHILNTLFGKGGVQTLDGKSHEHRKRLFMSLMTPEGLEELQKLTTRQWDAYTRKWEKKNKVNLFEESLELLTKVGCEWAGIPIEEKAVPKRSKDLNRLIEGASKIGPQYLASLRARNRLEKWIESVIHKVRQGQHETRKGSALNEMAFHQDLNGDLLDKQVAAVELINVIRPLVAISRYLVFGAVAFEENPEWKEKIHSNDEDLRCFIQEVRRYYPFFPFLAALTTKDFEWQQYHFKQGQMVMLDLYGTNHDPRIWENPDQFEPGRFRDYKGSIFELVPQGGGDYDTGHRCPGEWPTIEVMKASFSFMSKHLTYQLPKQDMSYSLREIPTLPKSGFVMKKVCNK; this is encoded by the coding sequence ATGCCGGTTCAGGTACCGAAAGATAAAGGAATTGACCGTACATTGTCGATCTTTTTGGACGGCTATGAGTTTATTCAAAAACGTACTCAGAAGCATCATCTAGATGTGTATGAAACAAAGGTTCTTGGTAAGAAGGTCGCTCTTCTTAGCGGTGAAGCAGGTGTGAAACTGTTCTATGATAATGAAAAGATGAAAAGGAACGGAGCGATGCCCCCTCACATACTGAACACACTCTTTGGGAAAGGCGGGGTCCAAACGTTAGATGGAAAGTCACATGAACACCGTAAACGTTTGTTTATGTCATTGATGACACCCGAAGGACTCGAGGAATTGCAAAAATTGACGACTAGACAGTGGGATGCATATACACGTAAGTGGGAGAAAAAGAATAAAGTCAACCTTTTCGAGGAATCCCTGGAGTTACTTACAAAGGTTGGATGTGAATGGGCGGGTATACCAATCGAAGAGAAAGCAGTACCAAAACGCTCCAAAGATTTAAACAGATTAATTGAAGGAGCATCAAAAATCGGCCCCCAGTATCTCGCAAGTCTCAGGGCAAGGAATCGATTGGAAAAATGGATTGAAAGCGTCATTCATAAGGTGCGTCAAGGGCAGCATGAAACCAGGAAAGGGTCTGCCCTAAACGAAATGGCTTTCCACCAAGACCTGAACGGGGACCTTCTTGATAAACAAGTGGCTGCAGTCGAATTAATAAATGTCATTCGCCCTCTTGTAGCCATATCACGTTATCTGGTGTTTGGCGCTGTTGCATTTGAAGAAAATCCGGAGTGGAAAGAAAAGATTCATTCTAATGACGAAGACCTCAGATGTTTCATTCAGGAAGTGCGTCGCTACTATCCCTTCTTCCCTTTTCTCGCTGCCCTGACAACCAAGGATTTCGAATGGCAGCAATATCATTTTAAACAAGGTCAAATGGTGATGCTTGATTTGTATGGTACAAATCATGATCCCCGGATCTGGGAGAACCCTGATCAGTTCGAACCCGGTCGGTTCAGAGACTACAAGGGCAGTATCTTTGAACTGGTACCACAAGGGGGTGGAGATTATGATACCGGTCATCGCTGTCCAGGTGAATGGCCGACCATAGAAGTCATGAAAGCCAGCTTCTCCTTCATGAGTAAGCACCTTACCTATCAGCTGCCGAAGCAGGATATGAGCTACAGTCTCCGGGAGATCCCAACACTTCCGAAAAGTGGATTTGTGATGAAGAAGGTATGCAATAAATAA
- a CDS encoding 2'-5' RNA ligase family protein, whose product MYWVIALFDDQTEELIEGIWKELAVKNISYYKEEINDARPHITLGSYTELDKEAYIESLETFYEHTAPLRITFNTVGSFLNFGTLFLSPTVTRELLDFHTSHYNHFHSFNLNANPLYLPGNWIPHCTLANKLSPEKLAEGFEHCLGRGDTIEAEINGVAIIELLDDSEDCMDAPIIYTKSFM is encoded by the coding sequence ATGTATTGGGTCATCGCTCTATTCGATGATCAAACAGAAGAGCTGATTGAAGGGATTTGGAAAGAACTAGCGGTTAAGAACATTTCTTATTATAAAGAAGAGATCAATGATGCCCGTCCTCATATTACTTTAGGCAGTTACACGGAATTAGACAAAGAGGCATACATAGAATCTTTAGAAACTTTTTATGAACATACCGCACCCTTACGTATCACATTCAATACAGTAGGATCTTTTTTGAACTTCGGCACTCTTTTTCTTTCCCCGACCGTTACGAGGGAACTTCTGGACTTTCACACATCTCATTACAATCATTTTCATTCTTTTAATCTAAACGCCAATCCACTTTATCTTCCAGGCAATTGGATTCCACACTGCACATTGGCCAATAAACTTTCCCCTGAAAAGTTAGCCGAGGGATTCGAGCACTGTTTAGGAAGGGGAGACACGATTGAAGCGGAGATAAATGGTGTAGCCATTATTGAATTGTTGGATGATTCAGAGGATTGTATGGATGCACCCATCATCTATACCAAATCATTTATGTAG
- a CDS encoding MerR family transcriptional regulator: MPYTISQLAKEFNVTTRTIRYYEELRLLNPERSDSGRRLYSKSDVTRLKLIVRGKRFGFTLEQIKEMIHLFDQDRSGRKQLERTVEYGNMKIEEITTFIQELETMRAEMEELRDDFLKKLNESGENRE, from the coding sequence ATGCCTTATACCATTTCTCAATTAGCAAAGGAGTTCAACGTAACGACACGTACTATCCGGTATTATGAAGAACTTCGACTACTAAATCCTGAAAGGAGTGATTCAGGTAGGAGACTTTACTCCAAGAGTGACGTAACCAGACTTAAATTAATAGTCCGTGGAAAACGCTTCGGCTTCACTTTAGAGCAAATCAAGGAAATGATTCACCTGTTTGATCAAGATCGAAGCGGAAGGAAGCAATTGGAGCGCACAGTCGAATATGGGAACATGAAAATAGAGGAGATAACCACTTTCATTCAAGAACTAGAAACGATGAGAGCTGAAATGGAAGAATTAAGGGATGACTTTCTTAAAAAATTAAATGAGTCAGGGGAGAACAGAGAATGA
- a CDS encoding twin-arginine translocase TatA/TatE family subunit: MNLGFGEIAIILFVALLFFGPSKLPELGKAAGATLKEFKKAVSGIMEDEEQQNQSPSNQEDKNNNM; the protein is encoded by the coding sequence ATGAATCTGGGATTCGGTGAAATAGCGATTATACTGTTTGTTGCGCTTTTATTCTTTGGACCAAGCAAACTGCCAGAGCTGGGAAAAGCCGCCGGTGCTACCCTCAAAGAATTCAAAAAGGCTGTAAGTGGAATAATGGAAGACGAAGAACAACAAAATCAGTCGCCTTCAAATCAGGAAGACAAGAACAATAATATGTAA
- a CDS encoding class I SAM-dependent methyltransferase, whose protein sequence is MRQSELSRINRTGWNDGAYQAWVNRHGSPKDYALTLMKNPQQKVMKYLNHMGDIRGKRIANLLGSKGNKAVSFALLGAEVTVVDISKENSKYAMELAEAAGVDIRYIVSDLLEIPSEEKEADYDFVILEVGVLHYFVDLVPVFTIVINMLKKGGTLILRDFHPMLTKLLTLEGTKMVAAGDYFESGEKEVDVAFRKLLKTDSLHQSAKNRIRRWTLGDIITAVGTTGLTITQLEEEAGIRWAFPAKAPIGIEDNIPGLFTIIAEKK, encoded by the coding sequence TTGAGACAAAGTGAGCTTAGCAGGATTAATAGGACAGGATGGAATGATGGTGCTTATCAGGCGTGGGTGAATCGTCATGGATCGCCAAAGGATTATGCTCTTACACTTATGAAAAATCCACAACAGAAAGTAATGAAATATCTAAACCATATGGGAGATATCAGAGGAAAAAGAATTGCCAATCTACTAGGATCAAAGGGTAATAAAGCAGTGTCCTTTGCTTTATTGGGCGCAGAGGTTACTGTGGTGGATATTTCGAAGGAAAATAGCAAGTACGCCATGGAATTGGCAGAAGCCGCTGGTGTCGATATTCGTTATATCGTTTCTGATTTATTAGAAATCCCCTCTGAAGAGAAAGAAGCAGATTATGATTTTGTCATTTTGGAAGTTGGCGTTCTACACTACTTTGTGGATTTAGTGCCTGTTTTTACGATCGTCATTAACATGCTTAAGAAAGGCGGAACTCTCATCTTAAGGGATTTCCATCCGATGCTTACCAAGCTATTGACGCTTGAGGGGACGAAAATGGTGGCAGCAGGCGATTATTTTGAAAGTGGTGAAAAGGAAGTGGATGTAGCTTTCCGGAAACTATTGAAGACCGATTCCCTGCACCAATCAGCCAAGAATAGAATTCGCAGGTGGACACTTGGTGATATCATCACAGCAGTCGGCACTACCGGCTTAACCATTACTCAATTAGAAGAGGAAGCCGGGATAAGATGGGCGTTCCCAGCCAAAGCACCTATAGGAATTGAAGATAACATCCCTGGTTTATTCACAATCATTGCAGAGAAAAAATAG
- a CDS encoding STM3941 family protein produces the protein MYIYGRGLVMEEKVIDFYESKKKLSLIAVGCVLFVLLCLYLTYEFFFIDVNYLIGGIVALGGVFFLFCLIQIFKKLSVDVPHVSMTKEYLVLYVLPDEPVHIRWEDIESYIPYEIYRNSFIGIVLFDEEEYRDKMPDKLKRMSRMNVKMGYPQYNIVIGNLKEPQKLLEELPIRIPHANMVTEEKTVSPTNSL, from the coding sequence ATGTATATTTATGGAAGGGGATTGGTCATGGAGGAGAAGGTTATTGATTTTTATGAATCTAAGAAGAAGTTGAGTTTGATTGCGGTTGGATGTGTGTTGTTTGTGCTATTGTGTTTGTATTTAACGTATGAGTTTTTCTTTATTGATGTGAACTATTTGATAGGGGGGATTGTTGCGTTGGGAGGAGTGTTCTTTCTTTTCTGTTTGATTCAGATCTTTAAGAAGCTCTCTGTTGATGTACCTCATGTAAGTATGACTAAGGAGTATCTGGTATTATACGTGTTGCCTGATGAACCCGTTCACATTCGCTGGGAGGATATTGAAAGCTATATTCCTTACGAAATCTACCGGAATTCTTTTATTGGGATCGTTCTCTTCGATGAAGAGGAATACCGCGACAAGATGCCTGATAAGCTAAAACGTATGTCCAGGATGAATGTGAAAATGGGATATCCCCAATACAATATTGTAATAGGCAATTTAAAGGAGCCACAAAAATTACTTGAAGAGTTACCCATTCGTATTCCCCATGCGAATATGGTTACGGAAGAAAAGACTGTTTCTCCTACGAATTCACTGTAA